GGACCGCCGCCCCCGCGGCCACGCGATCGAGCGCCGGCCCCCGGCCCTCGGCGCCGGCGGCGTCCAGCTCCGCCAGGCAGGCCCGCACCGCGGCCGCGCCGTCCGGCTCCCCGGCCGTCATGGCGACGGCACGGCCGGTCGGGTTACCGGGCCCACCGGATCAGTCGAAGAGTGCCGGCAGGGTGGCCTCGTGCGCGGCCCGCAACTCGTCCAGCGGCAGCTCGAGGACTCCGTCGACGACCAGGGCGTCGCCGCCGACCTCGCCCAGCCGGGCGCACGGGTAGCCGAGGTCGACCAGGCGCTGCTCGTCGTCGGGGGCGACGGTCACGAGCGCCCGCGCCGTCGACTCCGAGAACAGCGCCACGAACGGGTCGCCGTGGAGAGCGACCCGGGCACCGAGACCGCCGCGCAGGCAGCACTCGACGAGGGTCTGCGCCAGCCCGCCTTCGGACAAGTCGTGCGCCGAACGCAGCACGTCCGAGCGGAGCACCTCACCGAGCCGTCGCTCGGCCGCGAGGTCGACCGCCGGCGGCCGGCCGCCCAGGTGGTCGTGGGCGACCCGGGCCCACTCGGAGCCGTCGAGCTCCTCGCGGGTCTCGCCGAGCAGATAGACCACGTCGCCCGCTGCGACGAAGCCCATCGGCGTACGCCGGCGGACGTCGTCGATCACGCCGAGCACGCCGACGACCGGTGTCGGGTGGATCGCGGTGGTGCCGGTCTGGTTGTAGAAGCTGACGTTGCCGCCGGTGACCGGCAGGCCGAGCGCGCGGCACCCGTCGGCCAGCCCGCGGGTGGCCTCGGCGAACTGCCACATGACCGCGGGATCCTCGGGGCTGCCGAAGTTGAGGCAGTTCGTGACCGCGAGCGGCCGGGCACCGGCGGCCGCGACGTTGCGGCAGGCCTCGGCGAGGGCGAGCTGCGCGCCCGCGTAGGGATCGAGGCGGGCGAAGCGGCCGTTGCCGTCGAGCGCCAGCGCGATGCCGAGACCGGTCTCCTCGTCGAGCCGCACGACCCCTGCGTCGTCGGGCATCGCGAGCACGGTGTTGCCGAGGACGTAACGGTCGTACTGCTCGGTGACCCAGCGGCGCGAGCAGAGGTTGGGGGAGGCGACCAGCCGCAGCACCTCGGCGCGCAGGTCGTCGGGGCGGGGCAGCGACGACGCCGAGTCGGCCTGCAGCGCGTCGAGGTCGGCGGGGCGAGCGAGCGGGCGGGTGTAGACGGGGCCGTCGTCGGCGAGCGATGCGGGCGGCACGTCGGCCACCGTCTCGCCGTGCCAGGTGATGACGAGCCGGCCGGTGTCGGTGACCTCTCCGATGACCGTGGCGAGCACGCCCCAGCGGTCGCAGAGCGCGAGCACTTCGCCGGTGTCCTCGGGCGTGACGATCGCGAGCATCCGCTCCTGCGACTCGCTGGTCAGGATCTCCAGCGGCGACATCGACGCCTCGCGCAGCGGCACGCGTTCGAGCCACACGTGCATTCCTGATGCGCCATGCGACGCGGTCTCGCTGGTGGCGCAGGTCAGGCCGGCGCCACCCAGGTCCTGGATGCCGGTGACCAGCCCGCGCTCGTACAGCTCGAGGCAGCACTCGATGAGCACCTTCTCGGTGAACGGGTCGCCGACCTGCACGCTGGGCCGCTTCGCCGGGCCGTCCGCGTCGAACGTCGCGGACGCCAGCACCGAGACCCCGCCGATTCCGTCGCGTCCGGTCTT
The sequence above is a segment of the Mycobacteriales bacterium genome. Coding sequences within it:
- the purL gene encoding phosphoribosylformylglycinamidine synthase subunit PurL; protein product: MTDEVLTAQPFAELGLEGDEYARICDILGRRPSDTELAMYAVMWSEHCSYKSSKVHLRQFASTAVPDVLLVGMGENAGVVDVGQGLAVTFKVESHNHPSFVEPYQGAATGVGGIVRDILTMGARPIAVMDSLRFGAADAADTRRLVRGVVAGVGGYGNCLGLPNVGGEVGFDPSYAGNPLVNALCVGVMRADRIQLARATGAGNRVVLLGAKTGRDGIGGVSVLASATFDADGPAKRPSVQVGDPFTEKVLIECCLELYERGLVTGIQDLGGAGLTCATSETASHGASGMHVWLERVPLREASMSPLEILTSESQERMLAIVTPEDTGEVLALCDRWGVLATVIGEVTDTGRLVITWHGETVADVPPASLADDGPVYTRPLARPADLDALQADSASSLPRPDDLRAEVLRLVASPNLCSRRWVTEQYDRYVLGNTVLAMPDDAGVVRLDEETGLGIALALDGNGRFARLDPYAGAQLALAEACRNVAAAGARPLAVTNCLNFGSPEDPAVMWQFAEATRGLADGCRALGLPVTGGNVSFYNQTGTTAIHPTPVVGVLGVIDDVRRRTPMGFVAAGDVVYLLGETREELDGSEWARVAHDHLGGRPPAVDLAAERRLGEVLRSDVLRSAHDLSEGGLAQTLVECCLRGGLGARVALHGDPFVALFSESTARALVTVAPDDEQRLVDLGYPCARLGEVGGDALVVDGVLELPLDELRAAHEATLPALFD